One genomic region from Cataglyphis hispanica isolate Lineage 1 chromosome 11, ULB_Chis1_1.0, whole genome shotgun sequence encodes:
- the LOC126852809 gene encoding chromodomain-helicase-DNA-binding protein Mi-2 homolog isoform X3 — MYVWYERGREREREKDTHTHTSHTTKSIRARMTSGQLCELDGVRRIVYNAGRALFGEDDMEETGGQISNVGQQVDGSSDAEESQRLEEDDDYEPEERKKKKGKKRKARSEDKKGKKKKKKKKSDSGDESDFGGGEAGDAAGEDSDYAVNRKSRKSSSRKSSSHSAPTTQSQEPTTGMPTIEEVCNTFGLTDVQIEYSDADFQNLTTYKLFQQHVRPLLAKENPKVPMSKLMMLVAAKWRDFSELNPHTQPDADVSSTNIDDDSRNARANRSGAMQEAEDEEEDDEDSDRKKKSRSSRAKKGKKASKVPTLKIKLGKRKRGSSDEEAEGSAAGSAADSDMEFEQMLADAEEPSGADGNKGNVDESGVEPPAEPPVRRKAKTKIGNKTKKKKKTKTTSKFPDGEEGLQTDHQDYCEVCQQGGEIILCDTCPRAYHLVCLEPELEETPEGKWSCAHCEGEGIAGAAEDDDEHMEFCRVCKDGGELLCCDSCTSAYHTHCLNPPLSEIPDGDWKCPRCSCPPLRGRVAKILTWRWKECSDTPSEEPSTSKAAPKQRKMREFFVKWADMSYWHCDWITELQLDVFHPLMYRNYYRKYDMDEPPKLEEPLDESDSRVKRLKEQDGATNRDDYNLEERFYRYGVRPEWLVVHRVINHRLQRDGRATYLVKWRELGYDQATWEDEHEDIPGLKQAIEYYLDLRAANCCDVNSSRKGKKGKGKKSKTRELIDDEERTPKRYTPPPDKPTTDLKKKYERQPEYLDQTGMQLHPYQLEGLNWLRYSWGQGIDTILADEMGLGKTIQTITFLYSLYKEGHCKGPFLVSVPLSTIINWEREFETWAPDFYCVTYVGDKDSRIVIRENELSFEEGAVRSGRASKIRSSSIKFNVLLTSYELISIDSACLGSIDWAVLVVDEAHRLKSNQSKFFRLLASYNIAYKLLLTGTPLQNNLEELFHLLNFLCRDKFNDLAAFQNEFADISKEEQVKKLHEMLGPHMLRRLKADVLKNMPSKSEFIVRVELSPMQKKYYKYILTRNFEALNPKGGGQQVSLLNIMMDLKKCCNHPYLFPAASQEAPTGPNGSYETSALIKAAGKLVLLSKMLKKLRDDGHRVLIFSQMTKMLDILEDYLEGEGYKYERIDGNITGSQRQEAIDRFNAPGAQQFVFLLSTRAGGLGINLATADTVIIYDSDWNPHNDIQAFSRAHRIGQANKVMIYRFVTRNSVEERVTQVAKRKMMLTHLVVRPGMGGKGANFSKQELDDILRFGTEELFKEEEGKEDEAIHYDDKAVAELLDRSKEGIEQKENWANEYLSSFKVASYVTKEGETEEEADTEIIKQEAENTDPAYWIKLLRHHYEQQQEDIARTLGKGKRVRKQVNYTDGGVTGDQGARDDQPWQENLSDYNSDFSAPSDDDKEDDDFDEKGDGDLLSRRSRRRLERRDEKDRPLPPLLARVNGNIEVLGFNARQRKAFLNAIMRYGMPPQDAFNSQWLVRDLRGKSEKNFKAYVSLFMRHLCEPGADNAETFADGVPREGLSRQHVLTRIGVMSLIRKKVQEFEHINGYYSMPEMIRKPVEPVKVEGVGDATTGTSSTSATPATSNAPSPSPAATPTPTSISGTSNEINKTNSDSSETKECRDESKDKEGSDMKDSKEDLKKEDDETNSEKDKEKEDAKKDEKDTETDITEKEKDKSDTKEEKTKHDDKMENSENKMKSEPEEDVVIVKDDEEEVEKKEEKDKEKDVKDCDPDMVKPKRKFMFNIADGGFTELHTLWLNEEKAAVPGREYDIWHRRHDYWLLAGIVTHGYGRWQDIQNDIRFAIINEPFKMDMGKGNFLEIKNKFLARRFKLLEQALVIEEQLRRAAYLNLTQDPNHPAMSLNARFAEVECLAESHQHLSKESLAGNKPANAVLHKVLNQLEELLSDMKSDVSRLPATLARIPPVAQRLQMSERSILSRLAATAPGGSTSQTGQAALLAQQFPAGFSGGQLPATFAGAANFGNFRPQYSVPGQPPQGFTGS, encoded by the exons atgtatgtgtggtatgagagagggagggagagagaaagagagaaagacacacacacacacacatcacacACAACAAAGAGCATAAGAGCTAGAATGACATCGGGACAATTGTGCGAGCTGGATGGTGTGCGACGTATAGTATACAACGCGGGACGCGCGCTTTTCG gaGAGGATGACATGGAAGAGACTGGAGGGCAAATATCGAATGTTGGTCAGCAAGTAGATGGTTCATCTGATGCTGAAGAATCTCAAAGATta GAAGAAGATGACGATTATGAACCAGAAGagcgaaaaaagaagaagggaAAAAAGCGGAAAGCACGTAGCGAAGATAAgaagggaaagaaaaagaagaaaaagaaaaaatccgaTTCTGGGGat gaaAGCGATTTCGGAGGCGGTGAAGCAGGTGATGCGGCTGGCGAGGATAGCGACTATGCGGTTAACAGAAAAAGCAGAAAATCATCGTCTAGAAAATCCTCCAGTCATAGCGCACCGACCACTCAGAGCCAAGAACCGACAACAGGCATGCCCACAATCGAAGAAGTGTGCAACACATTTGGCTTAACAGATGTACAAATTGAATATTCTGATGCTGATTTCCAAAACTTGACAACATACAAGCTGTTCCAACAACATGTTAGACCACTTTTAGCAAAAGAAAATCCAAAA GTTCCAATGTCGAAACTTATGATGTTGGTGGCTGCAAAGTGGCGCGATTTCTCTGAATTAAATCCACATACACAACCAGATGCGGATGTCTCATCAACAAATATTGACGATGATAGTAGAAATGCTAGAGCGAATCGAAGTGGTGCTATGCAAGAAGCCGAGGACGAAGAAGAAGACGACGAGGATAGCGATAGGAAGAAAAAGTCTCGCAGCTCGAGAGCAAAAAAAGGCAAAAAAGCATCGAAAGTTCCGACGCTTAAGATTAAGCTTGGAAAACGTAAAAGAGGAAGCTCA GACGAGGAAGCGGAAGGTAGTGCAGCAGGCTCTGCGGCAGATTCTGATATGGAATTTGAGCAAATGTTGGCCGATGCGGAAGAGCCTTCTGGTGCCGATGGCAACAAAGGCAACGTCGATGAGAGCGGTGTTGAACCGCCGGCCGAGCCACCGGTTCGCAGAAAGGCGAAAACTAAAATCGGCAATAAAaccaagaaaaagaaaaaaacgaaaacTACTTCCAAATTTCCGGATGGAGAGGAAGGTCTCCAG ACTGACCATCAGGATTACTGTGAAGTATGTCAACAAGGGGgagaaattatattgtgcGACACATGTCCCAGAGCGTATCATTTAGTATGCCTAGAGCCTGAATTGGAAGAAACACCTGAAGGGAAATGGAGTTGTGCTCATTGCGAAGGAGAAGGTATTGCAG gtGCAGCAGAAGATGATGATGAACATATGGAGTTCTGTAGAGTATGCAAAGATGGTGGAGAATTATTGTGTTGCGACAGTTGTACAAGTGCATATCACACACATTGCCTGAATCCTCCTTTATCAGAGATTCCTGATGGTGATTGGAAATGCCCTAGATGTTCTTGCCCACCACTAAGAGGGAGAG tggcaaaaatattaacttggAGATGGAAAGAATGCTCGGACACGCCATCGGAGGAACCTTCTACAAGCAAAGCTGCGCCTAAGCAAAGAAAAATGCGCGAATTCTTCGTCAAATGGGCGGATATGTCCTACTGGCACTGCGACTGGATAACAGAATTGCAGCTTGATGTTTTTCATCCACTTATGTATAG aaattattatcgtaaatACGACATGGACGAACCGCCAAAGTTGGAGGAACCATTGGATGAGAGCGATTCACGCGTGAAGCGTTTGAAAGAACAGGATGGGGCTACCAACAGGGACGATTACAATTTGGAGGAACGTTTTTATCGTTATGGTGTACGTCCAGAATGGCTGGTGGTTCACAGAGTGATTAATCATCGATTACAAAGAGATGGCAGGGCGACGTATCTCGTGAAGTGGAGAGAACTCGGTTATGATCAGGCGACGTGGGAAGATGAACACGAGGACATCCCTGGCTTGAAACAGGCGATAGAATATTATCTAGACTTGAGAGCTGCAAACTGTTGCGATGTTAATTCATCACGTAAAGGAAAAAAGG GTAAAGGAAAGAAATCGAAAACGCGCGAGCTAATTGATGACGAGGAAAGGACTCCAAAACGATACACACCACCACCAGATAAGCCTACAACTGATCTCAAGAAGAAATATGAGAGACAGCCAGAATATTTGGATCAAACTGGAATGCAATTGCATCCCTATCAATTAGAG GGCTTAAACTGGTTGAGATATTCATGGGGCCAGGGCATAGATACAATCTTGGCCGACGAAATGGGTCTGGGAAAAACTATTCAGACTATAACATTCTTGTATTCCTTATATAAGGAAGGCCACTGTAAAGGGCCCTTTCTGGTCTCTGTTCCCTTGTCGACTATCATTAATTGGGAACGTGAATTTGAGACTTGGGCACCTGACTTTTATTGTGTCACTTATGTTG gaGACAAAGATAGTCGTATCGTGATTCGGGAAAATGAATTGTCATTTGAAGAAGGCGCTGTGCGTAGCGGACGCGCTTCCAAAATCCGGTCATCATCAATCAAGTTTAATGTTTTACTTACTAGCTATGAACTTATTTCTATAGATTCGGCATGTTTAGGCTCAATTGATTGGGCAGTTTTAGTCGTGGACGAAGCTCACAGATTGAAATCTAATCAATCCAAGTTCTTCAGATTACTAGCttcttataatattgcatataaactTTTACTAACCGGTACACCACTGCAGAATAATTTGGAGGAATTGTTCCACTTGTTAAATTTCTTATGCCGCGACAAATTCAATGATCTAGCGGCGTTCCAAAACGAATTTGCTGATATATCGAAAGAAGAACAAGTCAAAAAGCTACATGAGATGCTTGGTCCACATATGTTAAGGAGATTAAAAGCTGATGTACTGAAG AATATGCCTAGCAAATCTGAGTTTATTGTACGTGTCGAATTATCACCAATGCAAAAGAAAtactacaaatacatattaacaAGAAACTTTGAAGCTCTGAATCCAAAAGGAGGTGGTCAACAAGTATCATTACTAAATATAATGATGGATCTCAAGAAATGCTGTAATCATCCGTACTTGTTCCCCGCCGCATCGCAAGAAGCACCGACTGGACCGAATGGAAGTTATGAAACATCTGCATTGATTAAAGCGGCTGGCAAATTGGTTTTATTGAGCAAAATGCTCAAGAAATTGCGAGATGATGGACATCGAgttcttatattttctcaaatgaCCAAGATGTTAGATATTCTTGAGGATTATTTGGAAGGTGAAGGATACAAATACGAAAGAATAGATGGTAATATAACGGGTTCGCAACGTCAAGAGGCTATCGATAGATTTAACGCTCCTG GTGCGCAGCAATTTGTCTTCTTGCTATCCACGCGTGCTGGTGGTTTAGGTATCAATTTAGCGACAGCTGATACTGtgattatttatgattctGATTGGAATCCGCACAATGACATCCAAGCATTTAGTAGAGCTCACAGGATAGGCCAAGCCAACAAAGTTATGATCTATAGATTCGTCACACGTAACTCTGTGGAAGAAAGGGTAACACAAGTAGCCAAGCGCAAAATGATGCTCACTCATTTAGTCGTACGACCGGGCATGGGCGGCAAAGGCGCCAACTTTAGTAAACAGGAACTTGACGATATCTTACGTTTTG GTACGGAAGAATTGttcaaagaagaagaaggcaAGGAGGACGAAGCTATACATTACGATGACAAAGCTGTTGCTGAATTGTTAGATAGAAGCAAGGAAGGCATTGAACAGAAAGAGAATTGGGCCAATGAGTACTTAAGTTCTTTCAAAGTTGCCTCATATGTGACGAAGGAAGGTGAGACAGAGGAAGAAGCGGATACtgagataataaaacaagaagCGGAGAATACAGATCCAGCATATTGGATTAAACTGCTTAGACATCATTACGAACAACAACAGGAGGATATCGCTAGAACACTTGGAAAAG GCAAACGAGTACGAAAACAAGTTAATTATACCGACGGTGGTGTAACTGGTGATCAAGGCGCCAGAGATGACCAACCATGGCAAGAAAATCTATCAGATTATAATAGTGACTTTAGTGCGCCCAGCGACGACGATAAAGAGGATGACGATTTTGATGAGAAAGGAGACGGAGATTTATTGTCTCGTAGAAGTAGACGAAGATTGGAGAGACGCGACGAAAAGGACAGACCTTTACCACCTCTACTTGCCAGAGTAAATGGAAATATCGAA gTATTAGGTTTTAACGCTAGACAACGGAAAGCATTCCTCAATGCAATTATGCGCTATGGAATGCCACCACAGGATGCTTTCAATTCTCAATG GTTGGTACGCGACTTGCGTGGTAAATCTGAGAAGAATTTCAAAGCCTATGTTTCGCTTTTTATGCGACATCTTTGCGAACCAGGTGCCGATAATGCGGAAACATTTGCTGACGGTGTTCCGAGAGAGGGTCTTAGTCGACAGCATGTACTAACAAGAATCGGCGTGATGTCCTTGATTAGAAAGAAG GTTCAAGAATTTGAACACATCAACGGCTATTATTCGATGCCGGAAATGATACGCAAACCAGTGGAACCTGTAAAAGTGGAAGGAGTCGGAGATGCAACGACTGGTACTAGTAGTACCAGTGCTACACCGGCTACCTCAAATGCCCCTAGTCCTAGCCCTGCTGCTACGCCTACCCCTACTTCAATCTCTGGTACGAGCAACGAAATTAACAAAACAAATTCCGATTCTTCGGAAACTAAAGAATGTCGAGATGAATCCAAGGATAAAGAG GGTAGCGATATGAAAGATTCGAAGGAAGACCTGAAGAAAGAAGATGATGAAACGAACTCCGAGAAAGATAAGGAAAAGGAAGATGCTAAAAAGGATGAAAAGGATACTGAAACGGATATCACAGAAAAGGAGAAGGATAAGTCTGAcacgaaagaggaaaagacAAAGCACGATGATAAGATGGAGAacagtgaaaataaaatgaaatcggAACCGGAAGAAGATGTCGTTATTGTCAAGGACGACGAGGAGGAAGTTGAGAAGAAAGAG gagaaagataaagaaaaagatgtaaaGGACTGTGATCCAGATATGGTAAAGCCTAAGCGTAagtttatgtttaatatagcTGACGGTGGATTTACGGAATTACATACACTTTGGTTAAATGAAGAGAAAGCCGCTGTGCCGGGCCGCGAATATGATATCTGGCATCGCCGACACGATTATTGGCTTCTAGCTGGTATCGTCACTCATGGTTACGGGCGCTGGCAAGATATACAAAACGATATTcg ATTTGCAATTATCAATGAGCCATTTAAGATGGACATGGGAAAAGGCAActttttggaaataaaaaataaatttttagcaaGGCGTTTTAAACTATTAGAACAAGCGTTAGTAATAGAAGAGCAGTTGAGGCGAGCCGCTTATCTGAATCTTACGCAAGATCCTAATCATCCTGCCATGAGTCTTAATGCGCGTTTTGCTGAAGTCGAATGTCTTGCCGAATCCCATCAACATCTTAGCAAAGAGAGCCTTGCTGGTAATAAACCGGCAAATGCTGTGCTGCATAAG GTGTTAAATCAGTTAGAAGAATTGCTTTCCGACATGAAATCGGATGTTAGCCGTTTGCCGGCGACATTGGCTCGCATTCCACCAGTTGCTCAGAGACTCCAGATGTCTGAGAGATCTATATTGAGTCGATTAGCGGCAACGGCACCTGGCGGTAGCACTTCTCAGACGGGCCAAGCCGCATTGCTGGCGCAACAATTCCCGGCCGGTTTCTCCGGAGGACAGTTGCCGGCCACTTTTGCGGGTGCAGCTAATTTCGGAAACTTCCGACCACAATACTCAGTACCCGGGCAACCACCGCAAGGATTTACAGgttcgtaa